One Leptolyngbyaceae cyanobacterium DNA window includes the following coding sequences:
- a CDS encoding HAMP domain-containing sensor histidine kinase: MPSLSEILAQSSENWAEDALQPAKTRTARARVKAEREWMGAIAALEVILRSAIEPADKHHLHQPAPQGIILAGPTPIFSHPSVNCHFPTWTFTTQLANPWISARFQLPPAKEGNAPTNDCGNSLALAPTDPLAVEQFCLVLTANFSLVMVLGEDLNGIPAFMYSFAPEVVQQAWVALRSRVLLSGPHHIRQLDNLAGQFSPAPPDYRTVMQFSQLLLKHMPDEDIEHQVSHIKHQDSQEISHSQFPIPASPSNDVELLQAFAHEVRTPLTTIRTLTRLLLKRKDLAPDIIKRLEIIDRECSEQIDRMELLFQAAELEVSPKESSAVRLTPVSLAQVLQQSLPRWEKQANRRNLTLDVVLPQQMPQVVSDPTMLDRILTGLIDNFTRNLPAGSHIQVQVIPAGNQLKLQLQPHTGAVAPECQTEKLSPNKDTQPTRKFIGQLLMFEPETGSISLNHNVTKNLFQALGGKLIVRQRPQQGEVLTIYLPLENHTEIIRF, encoded by the coding sequence GAACGGGAATGGATGGGCGCGATCGCAGCTTTAGAGGTAATATTGCGATCGGCGATCGAACCTGCTGACAAACACCACCTTCACCAGCCAGCACCCCAAGGCATCATTTTAGCTGGCCCTACTCCCATTTTCAGCCATCCCAGCGTCAATTGCCACTTTCCCACCTGGACTTTTACCACTCAGCTAGCAAATCCTTGGATTAGCGCCCGTTTTCAGTTGCCGCCAGCCAAAGAAGGCAACGCGCCTACCAACGATTGCGGTAATTCTTTAGCATTAGCGCCCACCGATCCTTTAGCAGTCGAACAGTTTTGTTTAGTTTTAACCGCTAACTTTAGTTTAGTGATGGTTTTGGGAGAAGACCTCAACGGTATTCCCGCTTTCATGTATTCCTTTGCACCGGAAGTAGTGCAGCAAGCTTGGGTAGCGTTGAGGAGTCGGGTATTGTTAAGCGGACCCCATCACATCCGCCAGTTAGATAATTTGGCCGGTCAATTTTCCCCTGCCCCACCGGATTACCGAACGGTGATGCAATTCAGTCAATTGTTGCTCAAACATATGCCAGATGAGGATATCGAACATCAGGTATCCCACATCAAGCATCAAGATAGTCAGGAAATTTCCCATTCCCAATTCCCGATACCCGCTTCCCCATCCAACGATGTGGAATTGTTGCAGGCATTCGCCCATGAAGTGAGAACGCCTCTGACGACGATTCGCACTTTGACGCGACTCTTACTCAAACGCAAAGACTTAGCACCAGATATTATCAAACGTTTAGAAATTATCGATCGCGAATGTAGCGAACAGATCGATCGCATGGAATTGCTTTTCCAAGCCGCAGAATTAGAAGTATCTCCCAAAGAATCATCTGCCGTTCGCCTCACGCCAGTTTCCCTCGCCCAAGTTCTCCAGCAAAGCTTACCTCGTTGGGAAAAACAAGCCAATCGGCGCAATCTCACCTTGGATGTTGTCTTACCGCAACAAATGCCCCAGGTAGTCAGCGATCCTACCATGCTCGATCGCATTCTCACCGGATTGATCGATAACTTCACCCGCAATTTACCCGCAGGTAGCCACATTCAAGTCCAGGTGATCCCAGCCGGCAATCAACTGAAACTGCAACTTCAGCCCCATACCGGTGCGGTAGCCCCTGAATGCCAAACTGAGAAACTCTCGCCAAACAAAGACACTCAGCCGACTCGCAAGTTCATCGGTCAACTGCTGATGTTCGAGCCGGAAACTGGTAGCATTAGCCTCAACCACAACGTTACCAAAAATCTCTTCCAAGCACTGGGCGGCAAACTGATCGTGCGCCAACGCCCCCAGCAAGGCGAAGTGTTAACTATTTATCTGCCGTTGGAAAATCATACAGAAATCATTCGATTTTAG